The nucleotide sequence ATTGCATGATGTAGATCTTTGGACGACAAACTTAAGATTGACAACGTGGATAGAAACAAAATGCAATGAGGGCAATCTAGTAAGCATTCCTTACAAATCCAGCATTGgttaaaaattgaaaggaaTCCAAGCTATTAAGACCACAAATATAATACAAAAGTACACTCAGTGAAATTTAGAAAATAGTCATAATTAACCCATCATTATTAGACGAAGCAGCTTAGAATACTGACAAGCTGAAAAAAACCATTAAACTCTTATAGCCAGTAGAAACAACTAATGAATGTAAAGTATCTGAAATTGGTTACTTATGCATAGACTTAGATATGTAGAATGATCAAATGCTTCCTATATGAACATTTGTCAAGCTATGGGTTTGCCTATAACCTGCTATGCATTCCAGCAAAAGGTATTTTTACAAGAGTAAGAAAACTACATTCGAATATGGACACGAATTAAATAGCAAACCCCAAACCTTTTATAACTTGACCAGTCCCAAGCTCAAAAGAGATTGGATCGCCTCTTTCAAAACTAGAATCAAATACAGTTCCGTCAGTGAGTTTACCCTGCAAAGGTCAGAGACAAAAAACTATTAGTCTTTTCAGTCTTCATTATAGGATGAGATATTGGCTCAAAAATCAAACTTATGGTAAGACAACTACATGAATGCAGGTAGAGTTTAGATATTGAATGAAAAAGATTGCAAGCAATTAGAAAAAGCTTCTGATGAGCTGAAACTGAAAGTTGAATGTCAGAGTGTACTATGTGACACAAAGTCTGCCAGAACCTAAACATTCTCAAGAGGTATTGCGGAGGATTCGCTGATATCAGTTGGTTATTAGTTTCTCTCAAATTCCTACATCGTATTGAAGGAACTTTTTGGGCCTAACAAGCTCACCACATATAAAAAGACGTACAAGACCAGGAGTAGCGAATACATAGGCAGCATAATTTACATAAGAATAGATCAAAGAAATGATGAAATAACAATTGCCTTGTCAGGTTGCTAAAACAACGCttcaaatttcattaaaacaaGATATTACTCTCATTTTCAGCTCAAGTAATAATGTGGCAATCGAAAAGAATATGAATGCAAAGCTTGACCTTtgttaagaaaaacaaaacgtaAGCTATGTTTGGTAATCACATTTATTAACGAAATGCTAATCTATTTTGAGTACAAGAAAGTATTTACACGCATATACCATCACACTATCATGACATCCATCGTACATATCACTGTCAACTGTTCCATAGATTCTACTTACCCGATAGTGTACCCTGACTGTATCACCTTTACGAGCCTTAAATTCACAAGTTTCCGGCTTATACTGCAAAATAAAAGCAAGTTCCAagtatcaataatcaataaagGTGAATGACGGATGAGCTCCAAGCCTCCAACCAATTCTAGCAAACCCTCTTCGTCCAAAGTTCCATACACGACCAGAGAACAACAAAGAAATAACAAcaatttctaaaaaaataaaacccaagaGTCAAAAGCACTTCATAGCATAATGATAGCACTTCATAGCCAAATCAAAAGCACTTCATAGCATAATGATAGGAACAACCAACCCTTAAAAGAAAATGGCCCAAATCCAAAAAGCAAGCTGATCAACGAAAATAACGGGGCGCAAAAAATAACCTAAGGGTCTTAAACGAAATATACTATTCAAAAAGATCATAACTTGCATATGTGAGTTAGGCCATTTGGCCGCGCAAATCTCCGTAAATTGGAGTAGTTTAGTATACCGCTTTGTAAAGCAAAgatcataattcaatgaatcatAAAGTAAGAAACTTTAAACTCAACCAAGCAGTTGCCCCACGCACAAATCACAACAAATCAATCAGCTCCAGCAAATCATCCACAATTTCGACACAAACATCGTTTCAGATTAcaaattggacttggaaaaCAGAAAAATGAAACACAAAACGAAAAGGGTAATTTACCTTGACGCCAATCTGCAACTCTTTGACCTCCTTGTCCCCAAAAACTAGATTCAGAAAAGCAAACAAGTTAGCAAatggaaattgaaatttttgtcCAAACGGAAtcggaaatttatatgattcGGTGAAAGATTTGAGACCTACCGGAGCtggaaaggaaaaggaagaagaagaggatggCGACGGCCCTCATTGCAGCAGCAGCGGTGCTAATTATTTGCGATCTACCTCGCTCAGTCGGAGTGTGTCCGAGTGCTTTTTTGGTGGGTCTCGGGTTTTAAATGGGTCTGAAATCCAGGATTTCTATTGGTTATCAATACGTCGATACAATTCTTTTTTGCTTACTTGGCAGTCGATTTTGCAC is from Malus sylvestris chromosome 5, drMalSylv7.2, whole genome shotgun sequence and encodes:
- the LOC126624404 gene encoding peptidyl-prolyl cis-trans isomerase FKBP15-2-like; its protein translation is MRAVAILFFFLFLSSSVFGDKEVKELQIGVKYKPETCEFKARKGDTVRVHYRGKLTDGTVFDSSFERGDPISFELGTGQVIKGWDQGLLGTCVGEKRKLKIPAKLGYGEQGSPPTIPGGATLIFETELVEILGKNSKAEDEEL